A stretch of the Acidobacteriota bacterium genome encodes the following:
- a CDS encoding response regulator has product MRQRLVIADDNRAITEVLKLNFDLLGYDVHVASDGEEAEAIFRRMRPDLMILDVMMPKKNGYQVCRDLKRDSELARIPIILLTAKSLREDVYWGYDCGADAYVTKPYDPHQLELLVDQLIREAVSGQRSTAWTGLPDASRMESEFRARLEAGAPCLLLQVRLAPAFSEGFALRAGSSRLKDLVHRTAWLLHETVQECAAAGAVGQTSDDRFWIVLHPSEAQTLRSRFEEKFAQAGFSGLEGDKPALEWDEVNPPSEGG; this is encoded by the coding sequence ATGCGCCAGAGACTGGTCATCGCCGACGACAACCGGGCCATCACCGAAGTCCTGAAGCTCAACTTCGACCTTCTTGGCTACGACGTGCATGTGGCCTCCGACGGGGAGGAGGCCGAAGCGATCTTCCGCCGCATGCGGCCCGATCTCATGATTCTCGACGTCATGATGCCCAAGAAGAACGGCTACCAGGTGTGCCGGGATCTCAAACGGGATTCGGAGCTGGCCCGGATCCCCATCATCCTCCTCACGGCCAAGAGCCTGAGGGAAGACGTGTACTGGGGATACGACTGCGGAGCCGACGCGTACGTCACCAAGCCCTACGACCCCCACCAGCTCGAATTGCTGGTGGACCAGCTCATCCGCGAGGCCGTCTCCGGACAGCGCTCCACGGCGTGGACGGGACTTCCCGATGCCTCGCGGATGGAGAGCGAGTTCCGGGCGAGGCTGGAGGCCGGGGCCCCATGCCTCCTTCTCCAGGTTCGCCTCGCTCCGGCTTTTTCGGAGGGCTTCGCGCTGCGAGCGGGATCCTCCCGCCTCAAGGACCTTGTCCACCGGACCGCATGGCTCCTGCACGAGACGGTGCAGGAATGCGCCGCGGCCGGGGCGGTGGGGCAGACCTCCGACGACCGGTTCTGGATCGTCCTACACCCCTCCGAAGCACAAACCTTGCGCTCCAGGTTCGAGGAGAAATTCGCCCAAGCCGGGTTTTCCGGCTTGGAGGGGGACAAGCCGGCGCTGGAGTGGGACGAGGTGAACCCACCGTCCGAAGGCGGATAG
- a CDS encoding sensor domain-containing diguanylate cyclase, whose protein sequence is MQGKRLPLTLTILSLVLLVWMGTRASWRIHDLWAAPAVLLFFFLAYQFDVHVPGLGYLNLDHVVAFPAIVVLQNPVLAGTLAGVGLLVSRAYRRGFGGLGLVHVWGAALSALSIALGGAFYLALSRGGPEQSLLEFAIFLSAMLVMTGANWFFYVAGNPSSLKAPLRTTFKKSFVSNLGWVLLSSPLVALVVGATREERYVSVLMGSLTLLILVWAMRLYGGLQEKNAALIHATGRQEFLQQLSLTTAGSLENESFLLTLLSGLRDFVPWDRGLLLVLPPGSARQPLLVSLEGLPLDPHAAKEALLDLLEAPELREPRLVTGSAVVPLLLEGAGCQVSVAVATTELAFGVLVLERGAGKDVFTGNECKFLELALAQIAGHVQDEILKKQLMDTNRKLLRQTDYLSQILKISNLLKVHLDVQTILEKVAEGIREGMGFRTVLVSLYREDEHLFERVAQAGLSDRWEEVRKARPPAEQIFELIHPRYRVGSCYFVGHADAVIGPYDILPLNPRLPKEPDDWDPLDTLIVPLEDKDGRLLGIISVDEPVDGKIPSLETLRALEVLANQTVNALESAQIHARTRRQAVMDGLTGLYNHGYFQEVLAKEAREHAESSLPFSMLMMDLDGFKVVNDTFGHLAGDEVLRAVAETVRALIRREDIAARYGGEEFALFLPRCDASTALTIGERIRSAVEGLRVHVGGGGQTASVTLSVGLASFPTDGRDHHEILDLADQALYQAKRQGKNRVNQIA, encoded by the coding sequence ATGCAGGGAAAGCGGCTGCCGCTGACGCTCACCATCCTCTCTCTGGTCCTTCTGGTTTGGATGGGGACTCGCGCCTCGTGGCGCATCCATGACCTCTGGGCCGCTCCAGCCGTGCTCCTTTTCTTCTTCCTGGCCTACCAGTTTGACGTCCATGTGCCGGGCCTGGGCTATCTCAACCTCGATCACGTCGTGGCCTTCCCCGCCATCGTGGTGCTTCAGAACCCCGTGCTGGCCGGAACGCTGGCGGGGGTCGGACTCCTCGTCAGCCGCGCCTACCGACGCGGGTTCGGAGGGTTGGGGCTGGTGCACGTATGGGGAGCCGCCCTCTCCGCGCTGTCCATCGCTCTGGGGGGGGCCTTCTACCTCGCCCTGTCCCGGGGAGGGCCTGAGCAATCGCTCCTGGAATTCGCCATTTTCCTTTCGGCCATGCTGGTGATGACCGGAGCCAACTGGTTCTTCTACGTGGCGGGAAACCCGTCCTCCTTGAAGGCCCCTCTTCGAACCACGTTCAAGAAATCGTTCGTCAGCAACCTGGGCTGGGTCCTGCTCTCCTCGCCCCTCGTGGCCCTGGTGGTCGGAGCCACCCGGGAGGAGCGCTACGTTTCCGTCCTCATGGGCAGCCTGACCCTCCTCATCCTCGTCTGGGCCATGCGGCTGTATGGGGGACTTCAGGAAAAGAACGCCGCGCTCATCCACGCGACGGGCCGTCAGGAGTTCCTCCAGCAGCTCTCCCTGACGACGGCCGGATCCTTGGAGAACGAGTCCTTCCTCTTGACCTTGCTCTCGGGGCTTCGAGACTTCGTCCCCTGGGACCGGGGCCTGTTGCTGGTCCTGCCGCCGGGGTCCGCCCGCCAGCCCCTCCTCGTGAGTCTGGAGGGCCTCCCCCTGGATCCCCACGCGGCCAAGGAGGCCTTGCTGGATCTCCTGGAGGCGCCGGAGCTCAGGGAACCCCGGCTCGTGACCGGCTCCGCTGTGGTCCCGCTCCTCCTGGAAGGGGCGGGATGTCAGGTCTCGGTGGCCGTGGCGACGACGGAGCTTGCCTTCGGCGTCCTGGTCCTGGAAAGGGGAGCCGGAAAGGACGTGTTCACCGGGAACGAATGCAAATTCCTCGAGTTGGCCCTGGCCCAGATCGCCGGCCACGTCCAGGACGAGATTCTCAAGAAGCAGCTCATGGACACCAACCGAAAGCTCCTTCGCCAGACCGACTACCTCTCCCAGATCCTCAAAATCTCGAATCTCCTCAAGGTCCACCTCGACGTCCAGACGATCCTGGAGAAGGTGGCGGAGGGGATCCGCGAGGGGATGGGGTTCCGGACGGTCCTCGTGAGCCTCTATCGGGAGGACGAGCACCTCTTCGAGAGAGTCGCCCAGGCCGGACTCTCGGACCGGTGGGAGGAGGTGCGGAAGGCGAGGCCTCCCGCCGAGCAGATCTTCGAACTCATCCATCCGCGCTACCGGGTGGGAAGCTGCTATTTCGTGGGGCACGCCGACGCCGTCATCGGGCCCTACGACATCCTTCCCCTGAACCCCCGCTTGCCCAAGGAACCGGACGACTGGGACCCCTTGGACACCCTCATCGTCCCGCTGGAGGACAAGGACGGCCGTCTGCTGGGAATCATCTCCGTGGACGAGCCCGTGGACGGGAAGATCCCCTCTCTGGAGACGCTTCGGGCTCTGGAAGTCCTGGCCAACCAGACCGTGAATGCCCTGGAGAGCGCGCAGATCCACGCCCGGACCCGGCGCCAGGCGGTCATGGACGGACTCACGGGATTGTACAACCACGGTTACTTTCAGGAGGTCTTGGCGAAGGAGGCCCGCGAGCACGCCGAATCCTCGCTGCCCTTCTCGATGCTGATGATGGACCTGGACGGCTTCAAGGTCGTCAACGACACCTTCGGCCACCTTGCGGGCGACGAGGTGCTCAGGGCCGTCGCGGAGACGGTGAGGGCCCTCATCCGGCGTGAGGACATCGCGGCCCGGTACGGCGGTGAAGAATTCGCCCTATTCCTTCCGAGGTGCGATGCTTCCACGGCGCTCACCATCGGCGAGAGGATCCGTAGCGCCGTCGAGGGCCTGCGGGTCCACGTCGGAGGCGGCGGGCAAACGGCGTCCGTGACCCTGAGCGTGGGCCTGGCTTCCTTCCCCACGGACGGCCGGGACCACCACGAGATTCTCGACCTGGCCGACCAGGCGCTTTACCAGGCCAAGCGTCAGGGCAAGAACCGGGTGAATCAGATCGCGTGA
- a CDS encoding PAS domain S-box protein yields the protein MRGWLRICAFCAMVVIPVAAGTQTGRASGGVERGKTFHLRVAASPYEPFAYREGGEERGLDVDLLRLLCTTRGWTYEITWTSFPEIWTLLEEGKADMAIGAIYRSPDRERRFLFTESYLETGLVVAHRIQQEVGSKRDLKGLLLGVKRGATGEGLGARLAPEVGLAGLKVYDDTTASFEALRRGEVDAVLNDYLNTLFLISKEYSGEVAVARGRFGVLFLSRDRLAFPLRKGLEGNRDEIDATLRQLAEGGVLADLQTKWLPVQPPGDWKRLAVFTVSLVALAVVWAVLAVRTSRRKARFESLKDSEKRYRHLIEQAPLGVALLKAGVVTFANEAFLHLFRRLSLAEVIGKPFLDCVAAESRGQAEACLGRGRRAVLPETGAEWQCLKSDGTRFLARVRPVRVEGPEGLMDLLFLEDVTLSREAERALKESREAYRLLVENQTDLVVKVDTEGRFLFVSPTYCRLFGKSEEELLGRTFMPLVHEEDLRKTLEAMKDLYRPPYTCYVEQRAHTAQGWRWLAWSDKAVLDAEGRVQAIVGVGRDVTDRVEAERRLRESERRFRTLIENTHDVVIVFSAEGRALYITPSVTTWTGYSVEELLGNLATDYVAPEDVGVIQDVVRRSLRAPGVSLPAVEYRVRHKNGSLRIFSAIVTNLLGDPAVGGIVVNCRDITERRLAELAVKESEALFRGLAESTEAAIMIYQGENLRYVNRTTELVSGYSREELQRLRFWDLVHPDHREMVRERGLARQRGEPVPRHYEFKVVKKTGEVRWLDFTAAVIQYNGRPAGLATAIDVTDRKRVEEELRRREAQVSLILQNVSEVIYYSSLEGDPPVPRVQFVSHKVREILGLSQEEIQAQDGQWLLGVHPDDVGMVKRAVQALREEGRPFTIEYRFLHGGTQTYRWLEDHAVPEADPLGRVLGFFGVVRDVTDRHEAEEAQQRTNRQLLALLASSQAMAGSLDMGESVSLMCRVAVEIFGVDLVWMGLVVPESTEVQILASAGRDEGYTESVQVRWDESARAQGPAGRAIKLRRPVIMRTEEPDFAPWREEAEKRGFRCVCAVPMLHEDAVRGVVTFYSGESEAFSPEEVEVLEIFARHATMTVVNAALYEEARRSIEDLHKTLTELETSRDALQASESRYRALVENARGIVLTFTPDLTVTYWNEFAEEFFGYRKEEILGRSLIGTIVPKEDSTGQDLEDLLKRIAADPNAFASNINQNVRKDGRRVWVAWTNRPVLDAHGRVSVVLSHGTDVTSLKEAEISLRGQESRYRTLLELSPGATVVADLTGRITMVNRRTMEIWGARAHEELVGRSVFEMVSEQEGGAVRQAMEQALRGEEVRNFRANVLRKDGQPFPAEINAALLRDEWGSPEGFVGVVRDVSDEVRTRENLEKTLRIYQSLAESARDFIFIVSREERVTFANPSTAAALKLRPEEVPGSRLEDLFEGVTLRRMKTSLGEAFRTGEVLVRVEELDFPVGRLWLDTQLIPIQEADGTVTSVLGVSRRILGGLDGAMADGRTRE from the coding sequence ATGCGAGGGTGGCTAAGGATCTGCGCATTCTGTGCCATGGTCGTGATCCCCGTGGCCGCGGGGACCCAGACCGGGCGGGCATCCGGAGGCGTCGAAAGGGGAAAGACATTTCACCTGAGAGTCGCGGCCTCTCCCTACGAGCCCTTCGCCTATCGGGAGGGCGGGGAGGAACGCGGGCTCGACGTGGATCTCCTTCGCCTGCTGTGCACCACCCGCGGGTGGACGTACGAGATCACGTGGACCTCCTTCCCCGAGATATGGACCCTGCTGGAGGAGGGAAAGGCCGACATGGCCATCGGGGCGATCTATCGATCCCCCGATCGCGAGCGCCGATTCCTCTTCACGGAATCCTACCTTGAAACGGGCCTCGTCGTGGCCCACCGGATTCAGCAGGAAGTCGGATCCAAGAGAGACCTGAAAGGGCTCCTCCTTGGGGTCAAGCGGGGCGCCACGGGAGAGGGACTGGGTGCCCGCCTGGCTCCGGAGGTGGGGCTGGCCGGATTGAAGGTGTACGACGACACGACAGCCAGCTTCGAGGCGCTCCGCCGGGGCGAGGTGGACGCGGTCCTGAACGACTACCTGAACACCCTCTTTCTCATCAGCAAGGAGTACAGCGGGGAAGTGGCGGTCGCCCGGGGTCGGTTCGGCGTCCTGTTCCTGTCCCGGGACCGGCTGGCCTTTCCCCTGCGGAAGGGCCTCGAGGGCAACCGGGACGAAATCGACGCCACCCTCCGCCAGCTGGCGGAGGGCGGCGTTCTCGCCGACCTTCAAACCAAGTGGCTCCCCGTCCAGCCGCCGGGTGACTGGAAACGGCTGGCCGTCTTCACCGTCTCGCTCGTGGCGCTCGCCGTGGTCTGGGCGGTCCTGGCCGTCCGCACCTCCCGACGAAAGGCCCGTTTCGAGAGCCTGAAAGACTCGGAGAAGCGCTACCGGCACCTCATCGAGCAGGCGCCGCTGGGCGTAGCCCTCCTGAAGGCCGGGGTGGTCACTTTCGCCAACGAGGCCTTTCTCCACCTGTTTCGGAGGCTCAGCCTCGCGGAAGTGATCGGCAAGCCCTTCCTGGATTGCGTGGCCGCCGAAAGCCGGGGTCAGGCCGAGGCGTGCCTGGGCAGGGGCAGGCGCGCCGTGCTTCCCGAAACCGGGGCCGAGTGGCAGTGCCTGAAATCCGACGGGACCCGCTTCCTGGCCCGGGTGCGTCCCGTTCGGGTGGAAGGGCCGGAAGGACTCATGGACCTGCTCTTTCTGGAGGACGTGACCCTATCCAGAGAGGCGGAGCGAGCCCTCAAGGAGAGCCGGGAGGCCTACCGGCTCCTCGTGGAGAACCAGACGGACCTCGTCGTCAAGGTGGACACGGAGGGCCGGTTCCTCTTCGTCAGCCCGACGTATTGCCGGCTGTTCGGCAAATCGGAGGAGGAACTCCTGGGGCGCACCTTCATGCCCCTGGTGCACGAAGAGGACCTTCGCAAGACGCTCGAAGCCATGAAGGACCTCTACCGCCCGCCGTACACCTGCTATGTAGAGCAGCGGGCTCACACGGCCCAGGGGTGGAGGTGGCTCGCCTGGTCGGACAAGGCCGTCCTGGACGCCGAGGGCCGGGTGCAGGCCATCGTGGGAGTCGGCCGGGACGTCACCGACCGGGTCGAGGCGGAGCGCCGCCTGCGGGAGAGCGAGCGACGCTTTCGCACGCTCATCGAAAACACCCACGACGTCGTGATCGTGTTCAGCGCGGAGGGGCGCGCCCTGTACATCACGCCGTCCGTGACCACATGGACCGGTTACTCAGTGGAGGAACTGCTCGGGAACCTGGCCACCGATTACGTCGCCCCGGAAGACGTCGGGGTGATCCAAGACGTGGTCAGGCGGTCTCTCCGGGCGCCCGGCGTTTCCCTTCCCGCCGTGGAGTACCGGGTTCGTCACAAGAACGGGAGCCTTCGCATCTTCTCCGCCATCGTGACCAACCTCCTGGGGGACCCGGCCGTGGGCGGGATCGTCGTGAACTGCCGCGACATCACCGAGAGGCGTTTGGCGGAGCTGGCGGTGAAGGAAAGCGAAGCGCTCTTCCGGGGCCTGGCCGAGAGCACCGAGGCGGCCATCATGATTTACCAAGGGGAGAACCTGCGGTACGTCAATCGGACCACGGAGTTGGTCAGCGGATACAGCCGGGAGGAATTGCAGAGGCTGCGCTTCTGGGATCTCGTCCACCCGGACCACCGGGAAATGGTCCGGGAGAGGGGGTTGGCCCGGCAGCGGGGCGAGCCGGTTCCGCGTCATTACGAGTTCAAGGTCGTCAAGAAAACGGGGGAGGTGCGATGGCTCGATTTCACGGCCGCGGTCATCCAGTACAACGGCCGGCCGGCGGGCCTGGCCACGGCCATCGACGTGACGGACCGGAAACGCGTGGAGGAGGAGCTTCGCCGGCGGGAGGCCCAGGTGAGCCTCATCCTTCAAAACGTGAGCGAGGTCATCTACTACAGCTCCCTGGAGGGCGATCCGCCGGTTCCACGGGTCCAGTTCGTGAGCCACAAGGTCCGGGAAATCCTGGGTCTTTCCCAGGAGGAGATTCAAGCCCAGGATGGGCAGTGGCTTCTCGGCGTACACCCCGATGACGTCGGAATGGTCAAGCGGGCCGTCCAAGCCCTGCGGGAGGAGGGGCGGCCCTTCACGATCGAATACCGCTTCCTGCACGGGGGGACCCAGACGTACCGGTGGCTGGAGGACCACGCCGTCCCCGAGGCGGACCCCCTCGGCCGGGTGCTCGGTTTCTTCGGGGTGGTGCGCGATGTCACGGACCGTCACGAGGCCGAGGAGGCCCAGCAGCGGACGAACCGCCAGCTCCTGGCCCTCCTGGCCTCGTCCCAGGCCATGGCGGGTTCCCTGGACATGGGCGAATCCGTAAGCCTGATGTGCCGCGTAGCCGTGGAGATCTTCGGAGTGGATCTGGTCTGGATGGGGCTCGTGGTGCCCGAGAGCACCGAGGTCCAGATCCTGGCATCCGCCGGCCGAGACGAGGGATATACGGAGAGCGTTCAGGTCCGCTGGGACGAATCCGCGCGGGCCCAGGGACCCGCCGGGCGGGCCATCAAGCTCCGCCGGCCCGTCATCATGAGGACCGAAGAGCCCGACTTCGCCCCCTGGCGGGAGGAGGCCGAGAAGCGCGGCTTCCGGTGCGTGTGCGCAGTGCCCATGCTCCATGAGGACGCGGTGCGCGGCGTCGTCACCTTCTACTCGGGCGAATCGGAGGCCTTTTCTCCGGAGGAGGTGGAGGTCCTCGAAATCTTCGCGCGCCACGCCACGATGACCGTCGTGAACGCCGCCCTGTACGAGGAGGCGAGGCGAAGCATCGAGGATCTTCACAAAACGCTGACCGAATTGGAAACGAGCCGGGACGCCCTTCAGGCGAGCGAGAGCAGGTACCGCGCCCTCGTGGAGAATGCGCGCGGGATCGTTCTCACCTTCACGCCCGATCTCACCGTCACGTACTGGAACGAGTTCGCGGAGGAGTTCTTCGGGTACAGGAAGGAAGAAATCCTCGGCCGGAGCCTCATCGGTACCATCGTCCCCAAGGAAGATTCCACCGGACAGGACCTGGAGGACCTCCTCAAGCGGATCGCCGCGGATCCCAACGCCTTCGCCTCCAACATCAACCAAAACGTGCGAAAGGACGGGCGGAGGGTCTGGGTGGCCTGGACCAACCGGCCGGTCCTCGACGCGCACGGCCGGGTGAGCGTGGTCCTTTCCCATGGGACGGACGTGACGTCTTTGAAGGAAGCCGAGATCAGTCTCCGCGGGCAGGAGTCCCGCTACCGAACCCTGTTGGAGTTGTCTCCAGGGGCCACCGTCGTGGCGGACCTCACCGGCCGGATCACCATGGTCAACCGCCGCACAATGGAGATCTGGGGCGCCCGCGCCCACGAGGAACTGGTGGGCCGTTCCGTCTTCGAAATGGTCTCCGAACAGGAGGGGGGAGCCGTGCGGCAGGCCATGGAGCAGGCCCTGCGGGGCGAGGAGGTTCGGAACTTCCGGGCCAACGTCCTTCGGAAGGACGGGCAGCCTTTTCCCGCGGAGATCAACGCGGCCCTCCTCCGGGACGAGTGGGGGTCTCCGGAGGGTTTTGTGGGAGTCGTCCGGGACGTGAGCGACGAGGTCCGGACGAGGGAGAACCTGGAAAAGACGTTGCGGATCTACCAGAGCCTGGCCGAGTCGGCCAGGGACTTCATTTTCATCGTGAGCCGCGAGGAGAGAGTGACCTTCGCCAATCCCTCCACGGCCGCCGCCCTGAAGCTCCGGCCCGAGGAAGTGCCCGGAAGCCGCTTGGAAGACCTCTTCGAGGGTGTCACCCTCCGTCGGATGAAAACCAGCCTCGGGGAGGCCTTCCGGACCGGCGAGGTGCTCGTTCGCGTGGAGGAACTCGATTTCCCCGTGGGGAGGCTGTGGCTCGACACCCAGCTCATCCCGATCCAGGAGGCCGACGGGACGGTAACCTCCGTCCTGGGGGTGTCCAGAAGGATCCTGGGTGGCCTGGACGGGGCGATGGCCGACGGCCGGACGCGGGAGTGA